In Ruminiclostridium josui JCM 17888, the genomic window CCACATTGGGCTGTCCAGGATGGAGTTGGGAGGATATGCTTTCAACTGCAAAAGATATAGGTTTTGACGGTATTGAAGTAAGGGGTATCGGCAATGAACTGTATGTACCTAAAGTAAAACATTTTTCAAAGGATAATATAGAACTTACAAAAAAGAAATTGTCAAAAATAGGTCTAGAAATACCTTGTTTGACTTCAGCGTGTTTTTTATTTGACAAGGCTAACATAGATAAACATATAAAAGAAGGTATTGATTATATTGATTTAGCCCAAAAACTGGGTACTCCATATGTAAGGGTTTTAGGAGATGCTCAGCCGCAGCCTTCTGAAATAGACATTGATTTTGTTGCAGAAAACCTTAAAAATCTTGCAACTGAGGCAAAGAGCAAAGGCGTAAAACTATTAGTGGAAACCAACGGAGTATTTGCCGATTCAAAGGTTATGAAAGCACTGCTTGATAAAGTCAACTCTGACAGTGTTGGAGTACTTTGGGATATACATCATCCTATTAGGTTTTTTAATGAGCAGTTAGAATACACATACGGTAATTTGAAG contains:
- a CDS encoding sugar phosphate isomerase/epimerase family protein — protein: MKISFSTLGCPGWSWEDMLSTAKDIGFDGIEVRGIGNELYVPKVKHFSKDNIELTKKKLSKIGLEIPCLTSACFLFDKANIDKHIKEGIDYIDLAQKLGTPYVRVLGDAQPQPSEIDIDFVAENLKNLATEAKSKGVKLLVETNGVFADSKVMKALLDKVNSDSVGVLWDIHHPIRFFNEQLEYTYGNLKEYICFIHIKDSIVVDGTVKYKMTGYGDIPVKAAVELLKENGYDGYVSLEWVKRWCLDLEEPGIVFAHFAGYMKSII